The following are encoded together in the Rhinopithecus roxellana isolate Shanxi Qingling chromosome 5, ASM756505v1, whole genome shotgun sequence genome:
- the CTXND1 gene encoding cortexin domain-containing 1 — MEEPTPEPVYVDVDKGLTLACFVFLCLFLVVMIIRCAKVIMDPYSAIPTSTWEEQHLDD, encoded by the coding sequence ATGGAGGAGCCCACGCCCGAGCCCGTCTATGTCGATGTGGACAAAGGGCTGACCTTGGCCTGCTTCGtcttcctctgcctcttccttgTTGTGATGATCATCCGCTGTGCCAAGGTCATCATGGACCCTTACAGCGCCATCCCCACATCCACCTGGGAGGAGCAGCACCTGGACGACTGA